The Cellulomonas wangleii genome includes a region encoding these proteins:
- a CDS encoding nitrite reductase (NAD(P)H) small subunit — protein MTTLDDRATTWLTVCRRHDLAYERGAAALVPDEVDGQPVLTQVALFRLLDERVLAVQQLDPFSDAHVIARGIVGTRRVEDADVPTVASPMHKQVFDLVTGRCLERAGKQPVAGHGPDLRTWPVRVLEGDVQVAVAGGAS, from the coding sequence GTGACGACGCTCGACGACCGCGCCACGACCTGGCTGACCGTGTGCCGGCGGCACGACCTGGCGTACGAGCGCGGCGCCGCAGCCCTCGTCCCCGACGAGGTGGACGGGCAGCCCGTCCTCACCCAGGTCGCGCTGTTCCGGCTGCTCGACGAGCGCGTGCTCGCCGTGCAGCAGCTCGACCCGTTCAGCGACGCCCACGTGATCGCGCGCGGCATCGTCGGCACACGACGCGTCGAGGACGCCGACGTGCCGACCGTGGCGTCGCCGATGCACAAGCAGGTGTTCGACCTGGTCACCGGTCGGTGCCTCGAGCGGGCCGGCAAGCAGCCCGTCGCCGGGCACGGCCCGGACCTGCGCACCTGGCCCGTGCGGGTCCTCGAGGGGGACGTGCAGGTCGCGGTCGCCGGGGGTGCCTCATGA
- the cobA gene encoding uroporphyrinogen-III C-methyltransferase: protein MTTLLGVELAGRVVLVAGGGPVAARRVQALADAGALVHVVAPHVCEPLADLVVAGSVRWSDREVAEDDLDDVWLAHTATGDRVTDLAVVAWATARRVFCVDAGGPRRPAAGTARTPATTRAGDVLVGVVSTAGADPRRSVRVRDWLAAHLRTGAVDLRRRRAAPDRGRVVLVGGGPGDVGLLTVAGRRALAEADVVVADRLGPTDVLDELPADVEVIDVGKSPGHHPVPQDEINRLLVEQAQRGRVVVRLKGGDPFVYGRGGEEVQACRAAGVPVTVVPGVSSAFAAAAAAGIPLTHRGVVGAVHVMNGTDGWSAAALTGLRDRSCTVVVLMGVAALPGLVRDALAGGVDPDLPVAVVERATQDDQRVTRAPLHAVAAEARARGVAAPAVVVLGDVAAAGLLDVPTGGALEPSGAGSTTMGA, encoded by the coding sequence ATGACCACGCTGCTCGGCGTGGAGCTGGCCGGGCGGGTCGTGCTCGTGGCCGGTGGGGGACCGGTCGCCGCCCGCCGGGTGCAGGCGCTCGCGGACGCCGGTGCGCTCGTGCACGTGGTCGCGCCGCACGTGTGCGAGCCGCTGGCCGACCTCGTCGTCGCGGGTTCGGTCCGCTGGTCCGACCGTGAGGTCGCCGAGGACGACCTCGACGACGTGTGGCTCGCGCACACCGCGACGGGGGACCGGGTGACCGACCTGGCCGTGGTCGCCTGGGCCACGGCACGCCGCGTGTTCTGCGTCGACGCGGGCGGTCCGCGGCGGCCCGCCGCCGGGACCGCCCGCACCCCGGCGACCACGCGGGCCGGGGACGTCCTCGTCGGGGTCGTCTCGACCGCCGGCGCCGACCCGCGGCGCAGCGTGCGGGTGCGCGACTGGCTCGCGGCGCACCTGCGCACCGGCGCGGTCGACCTGCGACGACGACGCGCTGCACCCGACCGGGGGCGCGTCGTGCTGGTGGGCGGCGGCCCGGGGGACGTGGGGCTGCTCACCGTCGCGGGCCGACGTGCGCTCGCCGAGGCGGACGTCGTCGTCGCGGACAGGCTCGGACCGACCGACGTGCTCGACGAGCTGCCCGCGGACGTCGAGGTCATCGACGTCGGCAAGTCGCCCGGGCACCACCCGGTCCCGCAGGACGAGATCAACCGGCTGCTCGTGGAGCAGGCCCAGCGCGGGCGGGTCGTCGTGCGCCTCAAGGGTGGGGACCCGTTCGTGTACGGGCGCGGCGGCGAGGAGGTGCAGGCCTGCCGCGCGGCAGGGGTCCCGGTCACCGTGGTCCCCGGGGTGAGCAGCGCGTTCGCCGCCGCCGCGGCGGCAGGCATCCCGCTGACGCACCGCGGGGTCGTCGGCGCCGTGCACGTGATGAACGGCACGGACGGCTGGTCGGCCGCGGCGCTGACCGGGCTGCGGGACCGCTCGTGCACCGTCGTCGTCCTCATGGGGGTCGCGGCGCTGCCGGGACTGGTGCGCGACGCGCTGGCCGGCGGGGTCGACCCGGACCTGCCGGTCGCGGTGGTGGAGCGGGCGACCCAGGACGACCAGCGCGTGACGCGCGCGCCCCTGCACGCCGTCGCTGCGGAGGCCCGGGCACGGGGCGTGGCCGCCCCGGCCGTGGTCGTGCTGGGCGACGTCGCGGCGGCGGGGCTGCTCGACGTCCCGACCGGTGGCGCCCTCGAGCCGTCCGGCGCCGGTTCCACGACAATGGGCGCGTGA
- a CDS encoding uroporphyrinogen-III synthase, which yields MIDQTLAGCVVLVTADRRAAELSAALARRGATIRHAPALGMVPHTDDALLLARTRDLLVDPPDTVVVTTGIGFRGWVEAADAAGVADSLVDVLRGTRIVARGPKARGAIQAAGLSADWVAESETSAEIAETLLDEGVAGRDIVIQHHGAGADGLDEAFALAGARVRSLVVYRWGPPPDPALVRDSAQAVADGEIDAVVFTSAPGSAAWLAAADDAGAMDGVLRRYRSGAVVFAAVGPVTAKPLVDVGIDPLVPDRGRLGSLVRAVVTHYGGVDALDTVAGPLRVRRAAAVLDGRVLPLSRTGLEVLRVLAHARGSVVPRERVLAALPGVSSDPHAAEVAIARLRDAAGSRALIRTVVKRGYRLELQEQA from the coding sequence ATGATCGACCAGACGCTGGCGGGGTGCGTCGTGCTCGTCACGGCGGACCGCCGCGCCGCGGAGCTCAGCGCCGCCCTGGCACGCCGCGGCGCCACGATCCGTCACGCGCCGGCCCTGGGCATGGTGCCCCACACGGACGACGCGCTGCTGCTCGCCCGCACGCGCGACCTGCTGGTCGACCCGCCGGACACGGTCGTCGTCACCACGGGGATCGGGTTCCGCGGCTGGGTGGAGGCCGCCGACGCCGCCGGCGTGGCCGACAGCCTCGTCGACGTGCTGCGCGGCACCCGGATCGTCGCGCGCGGCCCCAAGGCGCGCGGCGCCATCCAGGCGGCGGGGCTCAGCGCGGACTGGGTCGCGGAGTCCGAGACCAGCGCCGAGATCGCCGAGACGCTGCTCGACGAGGGCGTGGCGGGCCGCGACATCGTCATCCAGCACCACGGCGCCGGCGCCGACGGCCTGGACGAGGCGTTCGCGCTCGCCGGGGCGCGGGTGCGCAGCCTCGTGGTCTACCGGTGGGGCCCGCCGCCCGACCCCGCGCTGGTGCGCGACTCGGCGCAGGCCGTCGCGGACGGCGAGATCGACGCCGTGGTCTTCACGTCGGCGCCCGGCTCGGCGGCGTGGCTGGCAGCCGCGGACGACGCCGGCGCGATGGACGGCGTCCTGCGGCGGTACCGCTCGGGTGCCGTGGTCTTCGCGGCGGTCGGCCCGGTGACCGCCAAGCCGCTCGTCGACGTGGGCATCGACCCGCTGGTGCCCGATCGCGGCCGGCTCGGATCGCTCGTGCGGGCCGTTGTGACGCACTACGGCGGTGTGGACGCGCTCGACACGGTCGCCGGCCCGCTGCGCGTGCGGCGGGCGGCGGCGGTGCTCGACGGGCGCGTGCTGCCGCTGTCGCGCACGGGCCTGGAGGTGCTGCGCGTCCTGGCGCACGCCCGGGGCTCGGTGGTGCCGCGCGAGCGCGTGTTGGCCGCCCTGCCGGGCGTCTCGTCCGACCCGCACGCCGCCGAGGTCGCGATCGCGCGGCTGCGCGACGCGGCCGGGAGCCGCGCCCTCATCCGCACGGTGGTCAAGCGCGGCTACCGCCTCGAGCTCCAGGAGCAGGCATGA
- a CDS encoding sirohydrochlorin chelatase — MTSSATAPVLIGCSHGTDSVAGREAIASILADVVAARPGLDVREAFVDVQQPEVDDVVTDALGEAPAVVVPLLLSVGFHVKVDVARAVDRPGAAAARPMGPDPRLVEILADRLLAAGLGDGDAVVLAAAGSSDPAAAAAVRDVVDALAQHLGRPVTVGYGSGAHPRVPVAVAAARAGLAPGGRVVVASYLLAPGYFLDRVHEAGADVVTDPLAPDPRLAAIALDRYDEVSGHAASSWPSPQRAAGARR, encoded by the coding sequence ATGACCTCGTCCGCCACCGCGCCCGTCCTCATCGGCTGCTCGCACGGGACCGACAGCGTCGCGGGACGCGAGGCGATCGCCTCGATCCTCGCCGACGTCGTCGCGGCCCGGCCCGGGCTCGACGTGCGCGAGGCGTTCGTCGACGTGCAGCAGCCGGAGGTCGACGACGTCGTCACCGACGCGCTGGGCGAGGCACCGGCCGTCGTGGTGCCGCTGCTGCTGTCCGTGGGGTTCCACGTGAAGGTCGACGTGGCCCGCGCGGTGGACCGGCCCGGTGCGGCGGCGGCCCGGCCCATGGGCCCCGACCCGCGCCTGGTGGAGATCCTCGCCGACCGGCTCCTGGCCGCGGGCCTCGGGGACGGGGACGCGGTCGTGCTCGCGGCCGCCGGGTCCAGCGACCCTGCCGCCGCCGCCGCGGTGCGTGACGTCGTCGACGCGCTCGCGCAGCACCTGGGCCGGCCCGTCACCGTCGGGTACGGGTCGGGCGCCCACCCCCGCGTGCCGGTCGCCGTGGCGGCGGCGCGCGCCGGGCTCGCGCCGGGCGGGCGCGTCGTGGTCGCGTCCTACCTGCTCGCCCCCGGCTACTTCCTCGACCGCGTGCACGAGGCGGGCGCGGACGTCGTGACGGACCCGCTGGCGCCGGACCCGCGGCTGGCCGCGATCGCGCTCGACCGGTACGACGAGGTCAGCGGGCACGCGGCGTCGTCGTGGCCCTCGCCGCAGCGGGCGGCCGGCGCGCGTCGCTGA
- a CDS encoding glycosyltransferase family 2 protein: MSEPVRPEPAPATPGRSHLVSVVVPVRDDATHLDACLTLLARQTRLPDEVVVVDNASTDASVEVALRHGARVVHEPRVGIPAAVATGYDAARGDVLMRLDADSRPGPGWVEHAVRVLDDPEVDAVSGWGRFDVPRPWGALLAHVYLGSYYLLGALAAGHGVIWGSSAALRAESWRRARAHVTRTEDVHDDLDLAMALGPGARIVVDRSWHVGVSARSVRPGRQWVARFGRAFRTLGRQWRVLPPWRRWEVRLRGSAPGVPAGRARP; this comes from the coding sequence ATGAGCGAGCCGGTCCGTCCGGAGCCCGCGCCGGCAACTCCCGGGCGGTCGCACCTCGTCTCCGTGGTGGTCCCGGTGCGCGACGACGCCACGCACCTCGACGCCTGCCTCACCCTGCTGGCCCGCCAGACCCGGCTCCCCGACGAGGTCGTCGTGGTCGACAACGCGTCCACCGACGCCAGCGTCGAGGTCGCGCTGCGGCACGGTGCGCGCGTGGTGCACGAGCCGCGTGTCGGGATCCCGGCCGCGGTCGCCACCGGGTACGACGCGGCCCGCGGCGACGTGCTGATGCGTCTCGACGCCGACTCCCGACCGGGACCCGGGTGGGTCGAGCACGCGGTGCGCGTGCTCGACGACCCCGAGGTCGATGCGGTCAGCGGGTGGGGACGGTTCGACGTGCCCCGACCCTGGGGGGCGCTCCTCGCACACGTGTACCTCGGGTCGTACTACCTGCTGGGCGCCCTCGCCGCGGGCCACGGCGTCATCTGGGGGTCGTCGGCCGCGCTGCGTGCGGAGTCGTGGCGCCGTGCCCGCGCGCACGTGACCCGCACCGAGGACGTGCACGACGACCTCGACCTGGCGATGGCGCTCGGCCCCGGTGCGCGGATCGTCGTCGACCGCTCGTGGCACGTGGGCGTGTCGGCGCGCTCCGTGCGCCCCGGGCGGCAGTGGGTGGCGCGGTTCGGACGGGCGTTCCGGACGCTGGGGCGGCAGTGGCGTGTGCTCCCGCCGTGGCGGCGCTGGGAGGTGCGGCTGCGGGGCTCCGCACCCGGCGTCCCCGCCGGCCGCGCGCGGCCCTGA
- a CDS encoding PP2C family protein-serine/threonine phosphatase, producing MTTAADRQRRRIRAAFGRTRLEPEELWVRYFALGGQAGPADLAEFLDGTSDLPVRERDRVALAVNEELDRITGSDRAPYSRPLRAAEPEGGPLAALVTLLRDTHLSPPDSLPAAIDAAGRHLGVVPVLYLADDGARTLVPLPGGPGHGREPLSVDGTLPGRAYRVLQTQPAVSEDGQARLWVPVVDGAERVGVLDVMLADPADLDDPNLHRHCWWLAHYLGHLVTALASYGDALEVTHPAGSRSARAELIHRLLPPSTAGTGRVLVAGRVEPAHDMGGDLFDYALSATRAQFAVLDATGHDLRAGLAVAAAVSAYRAARRAGAGLFEQVEAVHGTVAEHFAGNVFATAVVAELDLLTGRLRYLSAGHPAPLLLRAGKVVKQLDDGRRPLLGIDVRSTTVGEEHLQQGDTVVVHTDGITRARDRTGRTFGLGGLVDVLQRTAAEGTPLPEVTRRVVAAILDHHQGALQDDATLLMVQWTTEGQDALDPAPR from the coding sequence GTGACGACGGCGGCCGACCGCCAGCGCCGGCGGATCCGTGCCGCGTTCGGCCGGACCCGCCTGGAGCCGGAGGAGCTGTGGGTGCGGTACTTCGCCCTCGGTGGCCAGGCGGGTCCCGCCGACCTCGCCGAGTTCCTCGACGGGACGTCGGACCTGCCGGTGCGGGAGCGGGACCGTGTCGCACTGGCGGTGAACGAGGAGCTGGACCGGATCACGGGGAGCGACCGGGCCCCCTACTCGCGCCCCCTGCGCGCCGCGGAGCCCGAGGGTGGCCCGCTCGCCGCCCTGGTCACGCTGCTGCGCGACACGCACCTGTCCCCGCCGGACTCCCTGCCCGCGGCGATCGACGCGGCCGGACGTCACCTCGGCGTCGTCCCCGTGCTCTACCTCGCGGACGACGGGGCCCGCACCCTGGTCCCGCTGCCCGGCGGCCCGGGCCACGGCCGCGAGCCGCTGTCGGTGGACGGCACCCTGCCCGGGCGGGCGTACCGGGTGCTGCAGACCCAGCCCGCGGTCAGCGAGGACGGGCAGGCACGGCTGTGGGTGCCCGTCGTCGACGGCGCGGAGCGTGTGGGCGTGCTCGACGTCATGCTGGCCGACCCGGCGGACCTCGACGACCCCAACCTGCACCGCCACTGCTGGTGGCTCGCCCACTACCTCGGTCACCTCGTCACGGCGCTCGCCTCGTACGGCGACGCGCTGGAGGTGACCCACCCGGCCGGGTCCCGCAGCGCCCGCGCGGAGCTGATCCACCGGCTGCTGCCGCCGTCGACCGCCGGCACGGGCCGGGTGCTGGTCGCGGGGCGCGTCGAACCGGCGCACGACATGGGCGGTGACCTCTTCGACTACGCGCTGAGCGCGACCCGTGCCCAGTTCGCCGTGCTCGACGCGACCGGTCACGACCTGCGCGCCGGCCTGGCGGTGGCCGCGGCGGTCTCGGCCTACCGCGCGGCGCGGCGGGCCGGTGCGGGCCTGTTCGAGCAGGTGGAGGCCGTGCACGGCACCGTCGCGGAGCACTTCGCCGGGAACGTGTTCGCCACCGCCGTCGTCGCCGAGCTCGACCTGCTGACGGGGCGGCTGCGCTACCTCTCGGCCGGGCACCCCGCCCCCCTGCTGCTGCGCGCGGGCAAGGTCGTCAAGCAGCTCGACGACGGACGCCGACCCCTGCTGGGGATCGACGTGCGCAGCACGACGGTCGGTGAGGAGCACCTGCAGCAGGGTGACACCGTCGTCGTGCACACCGACGGGATCACCCGGGCCCGTGACCGGACGGGCCGGACGTTCGGGCTCGGCGGGCTCGTCGACGTGCTGCAGCGGACGGCCGCCGAGGGCACGCCGCTGCCGGAGGTGACCCGGCGCGTGGTGGCGGCGATCCTCGACCATCACCAGGGCGCGCTGCAGGACGACGCGACGCTGCTGATGGTGCAGTGGACGACGGAGGGCCAGGACGCCCTGGACCCCGCCCCCCGGTGA
- a CDS encoding GAF domain-containing protein, whose translation MAGSPLEHVVARASGLMLTDRAVDQVLDLLTATLLQAVPAACGAGITVVDRDRDEGHGGTTTAATGTLVETADAVQYRLAEGPCLTAWLTRRAVRVDVVATELRWPRWAQEVAALDVASVLSAPMVAGDLAVGSLKLYAHEPHAFASRDETTVNLFAAQGALLLASARTFRDAGRLSQDVRSVLVQRDALQRAAGLLMGRDGLTEQAALAHLAARAEQERTGVHQVAARVLTAHARQVAGR comes from the coding sequence ATGGCCGGTTCGCCGTTGGAGCACGTGGTGGCCCGTGCATCCGGGCTGATGCTCACGGACCGCGCGGTCGACCAGGTCCTGGACCTGCTGACGGCCACGCTCCTGCAGGCGGTGCCCGCGGCGTGCGGGGCGGGCATCACGGTCGTCGACCGTGACCGCGACGAGGGCCACGGCGGCACCACGACGGCGGCCACCGGAACGCTCGTCGAGACCGCCGACGCGGTGCAGTACCGCCTGGCGGAGGGCCCCTGCCTCACCGCGTGGCTGACCCGCCGGGCGGTGCGGGTCGACGTCGTGGCGACCGAGCTGCGGTGGCCGCGCTGGGCGCAGGAGGTGGCGGCGCTGGACGTGGCGTCGGTGCTCAGCGCACCGATGGTGGCCGGTGACCTCGCGGTGGGCTCGCTCAAGCTCTACGCGCACGAGCCGCACGCGTTCGCGTCCCGGGACGAGACGACGGTGAACCTGTTCGCGGCGCAGGGTGCGCTCCTGCTCGCCAGCGCCCGGACCTTCCGGGACGCGGGACGCCTGTCGCAGGACGTGCGCAGCGTGCTGGTGCAGCGCGACGCCCTGCAGCGCGCGGCCGGGCTGCTCATGGGGCGCGACGGGCTGACGGAGCAGGCAGCGCTCGCGCACCTGGCGGCCCGGGCCGAGCAGGAGCGCACCGGCGTCCACCAGGTCGCGGCGCGCGTGCTCACCGCGCACGCACGTCAGGTGGCCGGCCGGTGA
- a CDS encoding glycosyltransferase 87 family protein, whose product MVRAGHSSPTRTRGGGRTGWVVACAAGALAFVVRWHLVGGAGGVRGYHGYDDGVYFSSAVAFVHGRMPYRDFLLLHPPGVVLALAPFAALTRWTSDPNALAAARVAFMAVGAVSTLLVTRLALRWGTAAAVVAGALYAVSSAAARGERLTLLEPLGTLTLLGAVCLLLRARAPDTSRWWLYAGGAVLGVGPVVKIWNVVPVLVVLAWQAWTQGTRSAVHVAGAATGSSLLVLLPFALASPGALVRLVLLAQLGRPRSGTTTGERLEGITGVGTALEPQPPGTRAAWTVVVCVAVAVAAVVAWCGRRGRLWVAVLGTQVAVLLVSPPFYVNYAAYSAAAVVLVVAAAVSLVPGGRPAWAGPRAWAAALTVGALGLPTAALRPPPPETLAVAEVRGLLPEQGCVRADSPGVLAVLDVLSRDEERGCRTRVDVSGQTYVVGDRDDRGRPVPRSRNSRWQDDAVAYLTSGTAAVLVRATGNGFDDATVERLHRQGTLVRVHGAQVLLPHDAAAPHGPAARP is encoded by the coding sequence ATGGTACGAGCCGGCCACTCGTCCCCCACGCGCACCCGGGGCGGTGGCCGCACGGGGTGGGTGGTCGCCTGCGCCGCCGGCGCCCTCGCGTTCGTCGTGCGCTGGCACCTGGTCGGGGGCGCGGGCGGCGTCCGCGGGTACCACGGGTACGACGACGGCGTGTACTTCTCCTCGGCCGTCGCCTTCGTGCACGGCCGGATGCCGTACCGCGACTTCCTGCTGCTGCACCCGCCCGGTGTGGTGCTCGCGCTGGCGCCGTTCGCCGCGCTGACGCGGTGGACCAGCGACCCGAACGCCCTCGCCGCCGCGCGCGTCGCCTTCATGGCCGTCGGTGCGGTCAGCACCCTCCTCGTCACGCGGCTGGCCCTGCGCTGGGGGACGGCTGCTGCCGTCGTGGCGGGCGCGCTGTACGCCGTCTCCTCCGCCGCCGCGCGCGGGGAGCGCCTCACGCTGCTCGAGCCGCTCGGCACCCTGACCCTGCTGGGCGCCGTCTGCCTCCTGCTGCGGGCGCGCGCACCCGACACGTCCCGGTGGTGGCTGTACGCCGGCGGCGCCGTGCTCGGCGTCGGCCCCGTCGTCAAGATCTGGAACGTCGTCCCCGTCCTCGTGGTGCTCGCCTGGCAGGCGTGGACGCAGGGGACGCGCTCGGCGGTGCACGTCGCGGGCGCGGCGACCGGGTCCTCGTTGCTCGTCCTGCTGCCCTTCGCGCTGGCCTCCCCCGGCGCACTGGTGCGGCTCGTGCTGCTCGCCCAGCTGGGCCGGCCACGGTCGGGCACCACGACGGGTGAGCGGCTCGAGGGGATCACCGGTGTGGGCACCGCACTCGAGCCGCAGCCTCCCGGGACACGCGCGGCGTGGACGGTCGTGGTGTGCGTGGCGGTCGCGGTCGCCGCGGTCGTCGCCTGGTGCGGGCGCCGGGGACGGCTGTGGGTGGCGGTCCTCGGGACGCAGGTCGCCGTACTCCTGGTCTCGCCGCCGTTCTACGTCAACTACGCCGCGTACAGCGCCGCGGCGGTGGTGCTGGTGGTGGCCGCCGCCGTGTCGCTGGTCCCGGGCGGTCGGCCCGCGTGGGCCGGCCCCCGGGCCTGGGCGGCGGCGCTGACCGTCGGGGCGCTAGGGCTCCCGACGGCGGCGCTGCGCCCGCCGCCACCGGAGACGCTCGCCGTCGCCGAGGTCCGTGGGCTGCTCCCGGAGCAGGGCTGCGTGCGTGCGGACTCCCCCGGCGTGCTGGCGGTCCTCGACGTCCTGTCCCGGGACGAGGAGCGCGGCTGCCGGACCCGTGTCGACGTCTCCGGCCAGACGTACGTCGTCGGCGACCGCGACGACCGGGGACGCCCCGTCCCGCGGTCCCGCAACAGCCGCTGGCAGGACGACGCCGTGGCCTACCTGACGTCCGGGACCGCCGCCGTGCTGGTCCGGGCGACGGGCAACGGCTTCGACGACGCGACCGTGGAGCGGCTGCACCGGCAGGGCACGCTCGTGCGGGTGCACGGCGCGCAGGTGCTGCTGCCCCACGACGCCGCTGCCCCGCACGGACCGGCCGCGCGACCCTGA
- a CDS encoding glycoside hydrolase family 31 protein, with protein MTHVFDTGAGTLVWRGDGETLVVEPWGRDSVRVRSALGDVVDADWALLPPDPAAHADAHVVVDGSTATLTNGRIRVVATATSGKDWQTGALAHDCRLAFEDADGRPLFSEVPSGGALKVRARTYRPLPGGGVQAGLALRTPADEHLAGMGQYQQDLVDLKGSTLELAQRNSQASVPFVRSSAGYGFLWHNPAIGRATFAANRTEWTAEACRQLDYWVTAGATPADVSRRYAEATGHAPMMPEHGLGFWQCKLRYASQAELLAVAREHVRRGLPLDVIVADFFHWPHLGDYRFEDEFWPDPAAMVAELRELGVELMVSVWPQVSLQSENFAEMSRRNLLVRTNRGIDVQMWFGGPSRFVDATNPDARRFLWDRCREGYARHGIRLFWLDEAEPEFGVYDHDAYRFHAGQGTEVANWYPQAFSRAFFEGQTADGEHEVVNLVRCAWAGSQRYGALVWSGDIHSDFPTLRRQIVAGVHMGAAGIPWFTTDIGGFGGGRTDDPAFHELLVRWFQVGTFLPVMRLHGDRVPASPVRAADGSERNPTGAGNELWSFGDAVYDVLEHYVHLREELRDYTRELMAAAHTDGQPVMRGLAHEFPDDPWAWRVADQYLYGPSLLVAPVLEAGATSRRVWLPPRATWTSLVTGQVHDGGQWLDVEAPLATLPVFARDGALAHLVGRVPSA; from the coding sequence GTGACGCACGTGTTCGACACCGGAGCCGGCACCCTCGTCTGGCGCGGCGACGGCGAGACCCTCGTGGTCGAGCCGTGGGGCCGTGACAGCGTGCGCGTGCGCTCGGCGCTGGGCGACGTCGTCGACGCCGACTGGGCGCTGCTGCCGCCGGACCCCGCGGCGCACGCCGACGCGCACGTCGTGGTGGACGGGTCGACGGCGACGCTGACCAACGGCCGCATCCGGGTCGTCGCGACGGCCACCAGCGGCAAGGACTGGCAGACCGGCGCCCTCGCGCACGACTGCCGGCTCGCGTTCGAGGACGCCGACGGCCGGCCCCTGTTCTCCGAGGTGCCGTCGGGCGGCGCCCTGAAGGTGCGGGCCCGCACGTACCGGCCGCTGCCGGGCGGCGGCGTGCAGGCCGGGCTCGCGCTGCGGACCCCGGCCGACGAGCACCTGGCGGGCATGGGGCAGTACCAGCAGGACCTCGTCGACCTCAAGGGCAGCACGCTCGAGCTCGCGCAGCGCAACTCGCAGGCCAGCGTGCCGTTCGTGCGGTCCAGCGCCGGCTACGGGTTCCTGTGGCACAACCCGGCGATCGGTCGCGCGACGTTCGCGGCCAACCGCACCGAGTGGACGGCGGAGGCCTGCCGTCAGCTCGACTACTGGGTGACCGCGGGCGCGACGCCGGCGGACGTCAGCCGGCGCTACGCCGAGGCCACGGGCCACGCGCCGATGATGCCCGAGCACGGGCTGGGGTTCTGGCAGTGCAAGCTGCGCTACGCGAGCCAGGCCGAGCTGCTGGCGGTCGCACGCGAGCACGTGCGCCGCGGCCTGCCGCTCGACGTGATCGTCGCGGACTTCTTCCACTGGCCGCACCTGGGCGACTACCGGTTCGAGGACGAGTTCTGGCCGGACCCGGCGGCGATGGTCGCCGAGCTGCGCGAGCTGGGCGTCGAGCTCATGGTGTCCGTCTGGCCGCAGGTGTCGTTGCAGTCGGAGAACTTCGCCGAGATGTCGCGGCGCAACCTGCTCGTGCGCACGAACCGCGGTATCGACGTGCAGATGTGGTTCGGCGGCCCGAGCCGGTTCGTCGACGCGACGAACCCCGACGCCCGCCGGTTCCTGTGGGACCGGTGCCGGGAGGGCTACGCGCGCCACGGCATCCGCCTGTTCTGGCTGGACGAGGCCGAGCCCGAGTTCGGCGTCTACGACCACGACGCCTACCGGTTCCACGCCGGGCAGGGGACCGAGGTGGCCAACTGGTACCCGCAGGCCTTCTCGCGGGCGTTCTTCGAGGGGCAGACGGCCGACGGCGAGCACGAGGTCGTCAACCTCGTGCGCTGCGCGTGGGCGGGGTCGCAGCGCTACGGCGCGCTGGTGTGGTCGGGTGACATCCACTCCGACTTCCCCACGCTGCGGCGCCAGATCGTCGCCGGGGTCCACATGGGTGCCGCCGGGATCCCGTGGTTCACCACCGACATCGGCGGGTTCGGGGGCGGCCGCACGGACGACCCGGCCTTCCACGAGCTGCTCGTGCGCTGGTTCCAGGTGGGCACCTTCCTGCCGGTCATGCGGCTGCACGGCGACCGCGTCCCGGCGAGCCCGGTGCGGGCCGCGGACGGCTCGGAGCGCAACCCCACGGGGGCGGGCAACGAGCTGTGGTCCTTCGGCGACGCCGTGTACGACGTGCTGGAGCACTACGTGCACCTGCGCGAGGAGCTGCGCGACTACACGCGCGAGCTCATGGCCGCCGCGCACACCGACGGTCAGCCGGTCATGCGCGGCCTCGCGCACGAGTTCCCGGACGACCCGTGGGCGTGGCGGGTGGCGGACCAGTACCTGTACGGGCCGTCGCTGCTCGTCGCCCCCGTGCTGGAGGCGGGTGCGACGTCCCGTCGGGTCTGGTTGCCGCCGCGGGCGACGTGGACGTCGCTCGTGACGGGGCAGGTGCACGACGGCGGGCAGTGGCTCGACGTCGAGGCCCCGCTCGCGACCCTGCCGGTCTTCGCGCGCGACGGTGCGCTCGCGCACCTCGTCGGCCGCGTCCCGTCCGCCTGA
- a CDS encoding TetR/AcrR family transcriptional regulator produces MTTVATPRPPAPRERILDAADVLFYDRGARDVSIEDVVVLAGTTRMTLYRHFPSKDDLVLAHLRRRAEHERTVLADVVRDAARDRRNPLLLLAARVRDDVTAPGFRGCPFLNAAAEYRDPEHPVRRLVAAHRAWFRTSLVGLVADTGAHDPEGIADRIVLLRDGAMAGGALGGASSPAGALPPAVAAVLGVRS; encoded by the coding sequence TTGACGACCGTCGCGACCCCCCGACCACCCGCCCCGAGGGAGAGAATTCTCGACGCGGCGGACGTGCTGTTCTATGACAGGGGCGCCCGGGACGTCAGCATCGAGGACGTCGTCGTCCTCGCCGGAACCACCCGCATGACCTTGTACCGGCATTTCCCGTCGAAGGACGATCTCGTGCTCGCGCACCTGCGCCGGCGGGCCGAGCACGAGCGCACGGTCCTCGCGGACGTCGTGCGCGACGCGGCGCGCGACCGGCGCAACCCCCTCCTGCTGCTGGCGGCCCGCGTGCGGGACGACGTCACGGCCCCCGGGTTCCGCGGGTGCCCGTTCCTCAACGCCGCGGCCGAGTACCGCGACCCCGAGCACCCGGTGCGGCGCCTCGTCGCCGCGCACCGGGCCTGGTTCCGGACAAGCCTCGTGGGGCTCGTCGCCGACACCGGCGCGCACGACCCCGAGGGGATCGCCGACAGGATCGTGCTGCTGCGCGACGGTGCGATGGCCGGCGGCGCGCTGGGTGGCGCGTCCTCGCCGGCCGGGGCCCTACCGCCCGCCGTGGCCGCGGTGCTGGGGGTGCGCAGCTGA